The following coding sequences are from one Nicotiana tabacum cultivar K326 chromosome 1, ASM71507v2, whole genome shotgun sequence window:
- the LOC107772225 gene encoding uncharacterized protein LOC107772225: MIPLTSTSAVLLPTSPKSLRSSLLPTLLPLYRARLHKKLNLRRLRNGTCRAEFANDAPIAVAIGACIFSSLVFPTTYTEDDDGDSVIDSADARFAVMGIISFIPYFNWMSWVFAWLDTGKQRYAVYALVYLAPYLRTNLSLSPEDSWLPIASILLCIFHIQLEVSIKNGDFQALNKLTGTGEELSSVSRKKDDRISEEEETNDHNNLPSAQEESRDEIRRWKISRRPSGDPEHLNEDEDLSGRKH; the protein is encoded by the exons ATGATTCCTCTTACTTCCACGTCAGCAGTACTTCTTCCAACTTCACCAAAATCCTTACGATCTTCTCTTTTACCAACTCTTCTACCTCTATATCGAGCTCGCCTCCACAAAAAACTTAATCTG AGAAGGTTGAGAAATGGAACTTGTAGGGCAGAGTTTGCAAACGACGCGCCAATCGCCGTCGCTATCGGTGCTTGCATTTTCAGCTCGTTGGTTTTCCCGACTACTTACACGGAGGATGACGACGGCGACTCCGTGATTGATTCTGCTGATGCGAGGTTTGCTGTTATGGGAATTATCAGCTTCATTCCGTATTTTAATTGGATG AGTTGGGTTTTCGCGTGGTTGGATACAGGGAAGCAGCGTTACGCTGTTTATGCTCTTGTGTATTTGGCTCCATATCTAAG AACCAATCTGTCTCTTTCTCCTGAAGACAGCTGGCTACCAATTGCTAGCATCCTCTTATGCATCTTCCACATCCAA CTAGAAGTAAGTATCAAAAATGGAGATTTTCAGGCATTGAATAAACTTACTGGGACTGGAGAGGAACTATCATCAGTTTCTAGGAAGAAAGATGATAGAATCTCTGAAGAG gaggaaacaaacgATCATAATAACTTGCCTTCAGCACAAGAAGAATCAAGAGATGAGATAAGGAGGTggaaaatttctagaaggccttCCGGAGATCCTGAGCACTTGAatgaagatgaagatcttagtggaaGGAAACACTAA
- the LOC107772224 gene encoding uncharacterized protein LOC107772224, with the protein MAESRTDAKTKLIVELVLSAATAALGMVFIFAGLRHLDPNREASKRALESRKQLSKRLGRPLIHTTPYEDMIAGDVVNPDHIDVEFDSIGGLDGIKDTLFQLAILPLRRPELFCHGKLLGPMKGVLLYGPPGTGKTMLAKAIAKESGAVFINVKVSTLMSKWFGDAQKLVAAIFGLAYKLQPAIIFIDEVDSFLGQRRASETEMLTSMKTEFMALWDGFTTDQNARVMVLAATNRPTDLDEAILRRFSQSFEIGKPSLSDRTKIFKVVLKGERIEDNVDFDRLAGLCEGYTGSDILEACKLAAFIPLREYLHDEKKGKQSQAPRPLSQSDLETALTESKKTKITARKPAVVSFRLDDYEDLD; encoded by the exons ATGGCGGAATCACGTACTGATGCAAAGACAAAGCTGATAGTTGAGCTTGTACTCTCCGCTGCTACGGCAGCTTTAGGGATGGTTTTCATATTCGCTGGGCTTCGTCATCTCGATCCCAATCGCGAAGCTTCTAAGAGAGCTCTCGAATCCCGCAAACAGCTATCTAAACGCTTAGGTCGTCCTCTTATCCACACCACTCCTTATGAG GATATGATTGCTGGGGATGTTGTGAATCCAGACCACATAGATGTGGAGTTTGATTCGATTGGGGGGCTGGATGGGATTAAGGATACTTTGTTTCAGCTGGCCATTTTACCTCTGCGAAGGCCTGAATTGTTTTGTCATGGGAAATTGCTTGGTCCAATGAAAGGGGTTCTGTTGTATGGACCACCTGGGACAGGGAAGACAATGCTTGCTAAAGCCATTGCAAAAGAGTCTGGTGCTGTGTTCATAAATGTGAAGGTTTCTACTCTCATGAGCAAGTGGTTTGGTGATGCGCAAAAGCTTG TTGCTGCTATTTTTGGTTTGGCCTATAAGCTTCAGCCTGCTATAATATTTATTGATGAAGTTGACAGCTTTTTGGGCCAGCGTCGTGCAAGTGAGACTGAAATGCTGACTAGCATGAAAACTGAGTTCATGGCCTTATGGGATGGTTTTACTACTGATC AGAATGCTAGAGTTATGGTCCTGGCAGCAACCAATCGCCCAACTGACCTTGATGAGGCAATACTTAGGCGCTTCTCTCAGTCATTTGAAATTGGGAAGCCTTCCCTTAGTGATAGAACAAAGATATTTAAGGTAGTTTTGAAGGGTGAGAGAATTGAAGATAACGTTGACTTTGATCGACTTGCTGGCTTGTGTGAGGGATACACTGGTTCAGACATTCTCGAGGCCTGCAAGCTAGCTGCCTTTATTCCTCTTAGGGAGTATTTGCACGATGAGAAGAAAGGAAAGCAATCACAG GCACCAAGGCCATTGTCACAGTCTGATCTAGAGACAGCTTTAACTGAATCAAAGAAGACCAAGATTACTGCTAGGAAACCTGCTGTAGTGAGCTTTCGGTTGGATGATTATGAG GATTTGGACTAA
- the LOC107772223 gene encoding uncharacterized protein LOC107772223, whose protein sequence is MKTTVATSISSLLPHPKILFRKRVFNPLKFSDTSSFSRVKFLTINCSNSNNINNNNSSGNGETGSLKDALAGIVDERVEELLNREENRVLLDGLEKATQRVEMAKKELADIERQELEVKLLKDYITQLETRTSEIAECQKDISEARAMIEEAERSLSTGDDARRRDASRGIDGDVINRDEERVESIKAASISAIVGTLAGLPISLSRITSYSELILPLSITFISCALFGVTFRYAVRRDLDNFQLKSGTSAAFGFVKGLATLGGGPPLELDAGSFWSHALDGAVYVSENLLIFLFAGVGLDLCFKLRILSPFPIDRSISEADKI, encoded by the exons ATGAAGACCACCGTAGCCACCTCAATTTCCTCATTACTTCCACACCCAAAAATCCTCTTTAGAAAAAGAGTGTTTAATCCATTGAAATTCTCAGACACATCTTCATTTTCACGGGTAAAATTTCTAACTATAAATTGCAGCAAtagtaataatattaataataataatagctcaGGAAATGGTGAAACGGGGAGTTTGAAGGATGCACTGGCTGGTATTGTGGACGAAAGAGTAGAGGAACTTTTGAACAGAGAAGAAAACCGGGTTTTGCTTGATGGGTTGGAGAAAGCAACTCAAAGAGTAGAAATGGCGAAGAAAGAACTTGCTGATATTGAAAGACAAGAATTGGAGGTTAAATTGTTGAAGGATTATATAACTCAGCTTGAAACTAGAACTTCTGag ATTGCAGAATGCCAGAAAGATATTTCAGAAGCAAGAGCAATGATTGAAGAAGCTGAACGCTCCCTCAGCACTGGTGATGATGCCAGAAGGAGAGATGCTTCCAGGGGAATAGACGGGGATGTAATAAATAGAGATGAGGAGAGAGTAGAATCCATAAAAGCAGCTTCAATTTCTGCAATCGTTGGCACGCTTGCAGGGCTTCCCATTTCCTTAAGTCGAATCACCAGCTATTCAGAGCTAATACTCCCTCTTTCAATCACCTTTATTAGTTGTGCTTTGTTTGGTGTAACCTTTCGCTATGCTGTAAGAAGAGACTTGGACAATTTTCAGCTCAAGTCAGGGACATCCGCAGCATTTGGTTTTGTCAAAG GCCTTGCTACACTTGGAGGTGGACCACCATTAGAGTTGGATGCTGGCAGCTTCTGGTCTCATGCTCTTGATGGCGCGGTCTATGTTTCTGAGAATCTTTTGATCTTTCTTTTTGCTGGTGTTGGCCTGGATTTATGCTTTAAGTTGAGGATTTTGAGCCCCTTTCCCATTGATAGATCAATTTCAGAAGCAGATAAAATTTAA